TCAGGATTGGTCGCTGCACCATTCATATAGCGAGCATGACTAAATACATTAGCGGTACCCCAAAGCAATTTGATGCCGGTCTCTTCTTGCTTTTGCTTAGCATAAGCAACGATAGCTTTCAAGTTAGCTTCATATTCTTCTATAGAATCTGCTTCGTTTACCAAGTCAATATCATGGAAACAATAAAAACCGATACCTATTTTTTGCATAAATTCAAATCCGGCATCCATTTTATCTTTAGCTGCTTGCAATTTATCAGCGTTTGTATTCCATGGGAATACTTTTGTACCACCACCAAATGGATCGCCACCTTCAGCGCATAAAGTGTGCCACCAAGCCATAGAAAAGCGCAACCAATCTTTCATTGTTTTGCCATTGATTACTTTTTCTGCATCGTAATAACGAAATGCCATTGGGTTTTTACTTTCTTTTCCTTCAAATTTAATCTTTCCTATTCCAGGAAAAAATTCTTTTGTTGCCATAATAATTTTTGTTTTGTGGCTTTGCTTATTTAACAAAACCGGATTCTTAACTTTATATGAAATTTTATTTTTATTTGTCAGATACGGCCTATTTGCTCATAGACTTTTCTAAACGATGTTTCCAACGAGCATATGCATCCGCATATTCTTGATGCTTAGCAACATTAGGCTCTATCACATCAAGTTTCTCTAATGTTGCAAAAGCTTCATTATTATCTTTATATATTCCGACACCTATTCCAGCACCTTTTGCAGCTCCTACAGAACCATCAGTATCATAAAGTTCAATAACCGCTCCGGACACACTAGCCAACGTATCACGAAAAATAGAGCTTAAAAACATGTTAGCATGACCCGCATGTATTTTCTTAACAGGAATACCCATTTGCTCCATAATATCAATACCATACTTAAAGGAGAACACAATTCCCTCCTGAGCAGCACGAATAATATGATGCTTACCATGTGTATTAAAGTTGATTCCTCGAATACTACAACCTATTTCTTTATTGTTCAGCATACGTTCAGCCCCATTACCAAAAGGTAAGATACTAACGCCTGCACTGCCGATAGGAGCTTTAGAAGCAAGAACATTCATTTCGTTATATGAGAGTCCTTCCGGAGCAATATTTCGTTTCACCCAAGAGTTCAAAATACCCGTTCCATTAATACATAGCAACACTCCCAAACGTGTTTGTTCCTCGCTATGATTTACATGCGCAAAAGTATTTACGCGTGATTGCGGGTCATAATTAACCTTACCATTCACTCCATAAACAACACCTGATGTTCCTGCGGTAGAAGCTATCTCACCCGGGTTAAATACATTTAGAGATAGCGCATTGTTAGGTTGATCACCTGCACGATATGTAATAGGAGTCCCCTCTTTTAATCCTAACTCCTTAGCAGCTACAGCATTTACTTGCCCTTGCTCCGAGAACGTAGGCTTTATATCAGCTATCAATGAAGAATCAAAGCCGTAATAATCCATTAAGAAGTCTGCTAAAGCATTTTTTTGGAAATCCCAAAACATTCCTTCCGAAAGACCTGAAACCGTAGTGCAAATTTCACCGCTTAACTTCATAGCAATATAATCTCCTGGCAACATAATCTTATAGATGCGTCCATAGAGATCAGGTTCATTCTCTTTTATCCACGCCAGTTTAGATGCCGTAAAATTCCCCGGAGAATTTAATAAATGTGACAAGCATTGCTTTTCACCTAAAGTATTAAATGCTTTATCACCATAAGGCACGGCTCTAGAATCACACCAAATTATAGAAGCCCGTAATACATGTTGATCTTTATCAACACAAACCAATCCATGCATTTGATAAGAAATACCGATAGCCTTAATTTCAGGCGCACTGACTCCTGACTCATTCAAGACAGCTTGCGTAGCCAGTTTTAAGTTTTCCCACCAGCTTTCCGGATTCTGTTCAGCCCATCCAGGAGCCACAGCAATAATATTTGCCTCTGTCTTCGGAAAAAAAGCCGAAGATACACATTTACCTGTCTCCGCATTAACCAAGCTTGCTTTCACAGAAGAGCTACCAATGTCATATCCTAATAAAAACATAATTTGAAATTTTTAGTGTTCAGCGTATTTTAATATAAATATCTACAAATAATTTATCGACGTATCTTATTATAAGCCTTCTTGTCAAACTTATAATAACGTGCCGCACGATGAGCTACTCCTTTCTGTCTCTCTTCCAATGGGATAATGTATTCCATCATGGCTATCTTTTTATGAAAGTTACGAACATCCATAGCTTTATCATAGACTAATTCATAAAGGATTCGCAATTGAGCAGCGGTAAATTTTCGAGGTAATAAATCAAAGAGAATGGATGGATTGAATTCAACAAACTGGCGAATATAAACCAATGCCTCCTTTATTATTAAATTATGATCAAATGCAAGTGTCTTAACATCTTCCAAAGCAATCCAACAAGCTTGATAATCTTCGAGAGATTTACTCAAGGCCCGATCAATTTTCACCATAGCCATATAAGCAACTGTAACAATGCGCTCTACTTTCAATTTAGTAGCACGCTCTAACCAACGCACATCTTTAGGATTACTGGTTCTATTTTTTGACCCAAATGCTTTAAATTGTAACAAGTTAACGCTCTTTATTCCGGTAAGTTCAAACAACACACGCTGCGCAGCTTCATCTAAATCTTCATCCTCATAAATTAAACTTCCCGGAAGTTTCATATCATTATAAATATCTCCCGCTTCCTCGCCCGTGCGTTTCACCAACAATACTCTAAGTCGTTCTTTATCAAAACCAATTACCACACAATCTACCGATATATGGTTATTAGCCAGTGGAGTTTCATCTTGCATGTTTTGCATAATAATTCTTTTAAGTGCCACAAATATAGATAGTATTTTTATAAAACCAAGTATATAAATGATTATTTTTATATGATATAAAACATTCTTTTTCAGATAGATAGATATCTTATATACTACAATATCGATATATGTTATTATCATATTTTATACAATATGTACTTTACCATTATTTATAAATAAGTAATTGTTATTATTACGATAACTACTTAACTATTGGTTATCAAGTATTTTAGTCGAATATAAGAACAAGAGGCAGACTATTACTTATTGTAATTATATAGAATCACAAAGTTCTATTTTTTGTAAATGAAAAATGAAGAATGCATATTCTTCTTATCAAGGCAAACTTCATATTATTAAATTCCTTACCTTTGCACCCGTATTTTATAAAACATTTAAAATTCAAGAAGATATGAAAGCATTTGTATTTCCCGGTCAGGGTGCTCAATTCGTTGGAATGGGTAAGGATTTGTACGAAAATTCAGCTTTAGCCAAAGAGCTATTTGAAAAAGCAAACGATATTCTTGGATATCGCATTACAGATATCATGTTTAGCGGAACAGATGAAGATTTACGTCAAACAAAGGTTACACAACCAGCCGTATTTCTACATTCAGTTATTTCTGCTTTGTGCATGGGTGATGACTTTAAACCTGAAATGACTGCCGGACACTCTCTTGGTGAATTTTCTGCTTTAGTAGCCGCCGGAGCACTTTCTTTCGAAGATGGATTGAAATTAGTATATGCGCGTGCTATGGCTATGCAAAAAGCTTGTGAGGCAACTCCTTCTACAATGGCTGCTATCATTGCCCTATCAGACGAAAAGGTAGAAGAAATTTGTACTTCCATTAAAGATGAAGTTTGCGTTCCGGCTAATTATAATTGCCCAGGACAAATTGTAATATCCGGTTCTATGGCGGGTATCGAAAAGGCTTGTGAATTAATGAAAGCCGCAGGTGCAAAACGTGCACTTCCATTAAAAGTAGGTGGTGCTTTCCACTCTCCATTGATGAATCCTGCTAAAGTAGAACTTGAGGCTGCTATCACAGCAACAGAAATTCATACTCCTAAATGCCCTGTATACCAAAATGTAGATGCTCTTCCTCATACCGATCCTACTGAAATCAAAAAAAATCTGGTAGCACAACTTACCGCATCTGTACGCTGGACTCAAACCGTAAAGAACATGGTTGCCGATGGTGCTACAGATTTCACCGAATGTGGACCTGGAGCTGTACTACAGGGGTTAATTAAGAAAATTGAATCTAGCGTAGAAGCTCACGGAATAGCATAAGCATAAAATTGCAATAACATTACGCTAATTGCCAAACATAATAAAAGCTGCCTCAATTATAAAAATATGAGGCAGCTTTTATTATATAACTAAACCACAAAATAAGATTCTATCACAGCATTTTAAAATATTCAATTGTCCTATTTAACCCTTCTTCCAAGTTAACAATAGGCTGCCAACCTCCGAGCCTTTCAGTAGCCAAAGTGATATTCGGTTGTCTTTGCTTTGGATCATCCCCAGGTAAAGGTAAAAACACGATTTTAGAACGCGAATGAGTCAATTCTATAATCTTTTGAGCTAATTCCAACATCGTAAACTCTCCAGGGTTACCAATATTAACAGGACCTATAAAGTCATCACCTGTAGCCATCATACGCAACATCCCCTCAATAAGATCATCAATATATTGAAAACTTCGAGTTTGCATGCCTGTACCATAAATCGTAATATCTTCTCCTTTCAGCGCCTGAACAATAAAATTAGAAACAACTCGTCCATCATTCGGATTCATTCGAGGACCGTACGTATTAAAAATACGAATAATTTTTATGCGTACATCGTTTTGACGATAGTAATCCATAAAGAGTGTTTCAGCAGCCCGCTTACCTTCGTCATAACATGAACGTATTCCAATTGGATTCACATTACCCCAATAAGACTCAACTTGGGGATGAACAGCAGGATCTCCATATACTTCGCTAGTAGACGCTTGAAGAATTTTAGCTTTTACACGTTTAGCCAAACCTAACGTATTCATGGCTCCATAAATGGAGGTTTTCATCGTCTTTATAGGATTGTATTGATAGTAAGGTGGAGATGCAGGACAAGCGAGATTATATATTTCGTCAACCTCAGCATAATAAGGAGCAGTTATGTCATGTCTAACCAATTCAAAATTGTGATTACCCAATAAATGACGGATATTATCTTTACTTCCTGTGAAATAATTGTCCACACAAATAACATCATTTCCGCCATCAAGTAGTTTCTCACACAAATGCGAACCAATAAATCCGGCCCCACCTGTTACCAATATTCTTTTCATACAGTTTTATATATTTCCTATTTCTGACCTATTCTAGAATAAGTAAATCCAAGTTCTTTTAATTCGTTACCATCATAAATATTGCGTCCATCCACCACGACATAATTCTTCATTGCTTTATATATGATGCCCCAACTAGGCATACGGAATTGTTTCCACTCTGTCAAAAGAGCGATAGCATCAGCATCAATTACAGCATCATACATGTCTTTGCAATAAATCACCACATCGCCTATACGCCGTCTTGATTCATCCATCGCAATAGGATCATAAACTCTCACAATAGCTCCAGCCCTCAAAAGCTTATCAATAACTACTAGTGAAGGGGCTTCACGCATATCATCGGTTTCAGGCTTGAAAGACAGCCCCCAAAGTGCTATAATTTTGCCCTTTAATTCCCCGTTAAAAGCATTATATAGTTTATCAAATACAATACTTTTTTGCTTTTCATTAACTTCTTCAACCGCTTCAATAACACGCATATGATAACCATACTCAACACCTGTATGTGCCAAAGCTTTCACATCTTTAGGAAAACAAGACCCACCGTAACCACAGCCTGCATAGAGAAAACGACTTCCGATACGAGAGTCAGATCCCATTCCTTTGCGAACATGATCCACATTAGCACCAACCA
This is a stretch of genomic DNA from uncultured Bacteroides sp.. It encodes these proteins:
- the fabD gene encoding ACP S-malonyltransferase, coding for MKAFVFPGQGAQFVGMGKDLYENSALAKELFEKANDILGYRITDIMFSGTDEDLRQTKVTQPAVFLHSVISALCMGDDFKPEMTAGHSLGEFSALVAAGALSFEDGLKLVYARAMAMQKACEATPSTMAAIIALSDEKVEEICTSIKDEVCVPANYNCPGQIVISGSMAGIEKACELMKAAGAKRALPLKVGGAFHSPLMNPAKVELEAAITATEIHTPKCPVYQNVDALPHTDPTEIKKNLVAQLTASVRWTQTVKNMVADGATDFTECGPGAVLQGLIKKIESSVEAHGIA
- a CDS encoding FGGY-family carbohydrate kinase codes for the protein MFLLGYDIGSSSVKASLVNAETGKCVSSAFFPKTEANIIAVAPGWAEQNPESWWENLKLATQAVLNESGVSAPEIKAIGISYQMHGLVCVDKDQHVLRASIIWCDSRAVPYGDKAFNTLGEKQCLSHLLNSPGNFTASKLAWIKENEPDLYGRIYKIMLPGDYIAMKLSGEICTTVSGLSEGMFWDFQKNALADFLMDYYGFDSSLIADIKPTFSEQGQVNAVAAKELGLKEGTPITYRAGDQPNNALSLNVFNPGEIASTAGTSGVVYGVNGKVNYDPQSRVNTFAHVNHSEEQTRLGVLLCINGTGILNSWVKRNIAPEGLSYNEMNVLASKAPIGSAGVSILPFGNGAERMLNNKEIGCSIRGINFNTHGKHHIIRAAQEGIVFSFKYGIDIMEQMGIPVKKIHAGHANMFLSSIFRDTLASVSGAVIELYDTDGSVGAAKGAGIGVGIYKDNNEAFATLEKLDVIEPNVAKHQEYADAYARWKHRLEKSMSK
- a CDS encoding UDP-glucuronic acid decarboxylase family protein; this translates as MKRILVTGGAGFIGSHLCEKLLDGGNDVICVDNYFTGSKDNIRHLLGNHNFELVRHDITAPYYAEVDEIYNLACPASPPYYQYNPIKTMKTSIYGAMNTLGLAKRVKAKILQASTSEVYGDPAVHPQVESYWGNVNPIGIRSCYDEGKRAAETLFMDYYRQNDVRIKIIRIFNTYGPRMNPNDGRVVSNFIVQALKGEDITIYGTGMQTRSFQYIDDLIEGMLRMMATGDDFIGPVNIGNPGEFTMLELAQKIIELTHSRSKIVFLPLPGDDPKQRQPNITLATERLGGWQPIVNLEEGLNRTIEYFKML
- a CDS encoding NUDIX domain-containing protein produces the protein MQNMQDETPLANNHISVDCVVIGFDKERLRVLLVKRTGEEAGDIYNDMKLPGSLIYEDEDLDEAAQRVLFELTGIKSVNLLQFKAFGSKNRTSNPKDVRWLERATKLKVERIVTVAYMAMVKIDRALSKSLEDYQACWIALEDVKTLAFDHNLIIKEALVYIRQFVEFNPSILFDLLPRKFTAAQLRILYELVYDKAMDVRNFHKKIAMMEYIIPLEERQKGVAHRAARYYKFDKKAYNKIRR